The nucleotide window TCTTCTGGGCGTTCTTTTACAACGCCGTTGGAATCCCTCTCGCCGGGGGGCTCCTGTACCCCTTTCTGGGGATCCTCCTGAGCCCCATGGTCGCCGCGGCCGCCATGTCCTTCAGCTCCGTCACCGTTATCGGCAACGCCCTTCGTTTGAGGCGGCCCGCCTCCTGGAATTCCCTCCCTTCTGAAAACCGTTTACACTGAATGGGATTTGTTCCCGGCATGCCGCGACCCGGTCCCTGTGATCGAAGGAGGAGCCATGATCCGAAAGAGCCTGTTGCTGACCGCCGCCCTTCTGTGCGTCCTGTTCGCCGTCTCCTGCGGAAAGCCGGCCTCCGAGCAGACGGAGAAATCCGCCGCGGCGGCCGAAGCGCCGGCCCCCGCCGCGCAGGCCGTCGAGACGGCCGCGGCGCCTGCCGCCGAAGCCCCCGCCCAACCCACGGGCCGCGTGTACGTGTGCGAAATGGGTTGCGAGATCTCCCCCGAGCCGGGCCAGTGTCCAAAATGCGGGATGACCATGAAGGAGGTCCAGGCCTCCGACATCGTCTACGAATGCGGGCAGTGCGGCGCCCACTACGACAAGCCGGGCTCGTGCCCCAAGTGCAACGTGGTCCTCGGCTTCAAGATCAAGGGACAGGCCTGAGCCGTTGGGAGGGCGGAGAGGACGGGGAGGCCTTTCCGCCCGCCCAGGCACGGAATACCACGATTGCCGCCGGCGTTGCTGGCGATGACCCTGATTCTTGAAGACCCGTTACGGGAGGGGTATTCCATGGCACTGGTGAGGAGGCGGAGGGGTGGGGCGGGAGGAGTTTGCCTGGCGGCCATCCTGCTCGCGGCCTTGGCATCCCTGGCGTCCTGCGGGGGAAAACCGGAGAAGACGGCCGCCTACTACTGTCCCATGCATCCGCAAGTCACCTCCGACCGCAAGGGGGACTGCCAGATCTGCGGGATGCACCTGGTCATGGCCTCCCGGCCCGCGACCGCCGCGAATGCCCCCTCCAGGGACAAGACGGATGCGGTCTTTGTCTGCCCGATGCATCCTCAGGTTCAATCGCGGGGCCCCTCGGACTGCTCCATCTGCGGCATGCACCTGGTCCCCGCGCCGAAGGTGGAACCCCGGGGGCACGGGACGGTCTCGGGGCTCGCCCCGGTGACGCTGGGGCCCGACTCCATGCGCAGGATGGGATATTCGACTTCTCCCGCTCAGCGGGCCCGTCTCGATCGCACCGTGCGCCTTCCGGCCCGGATCGTGGCCGACCCCACCCGGGTGCGACCCATCATCTCGAGGGTGGACGGCTTCGTCACATCCCTTCACGTCTGGTCAGCGGGTCAGCGGGTCACGCGAGGACAGCCCCTCATGGGGATTTACAGCCTCGGGATCCTGAGCATCCAACAGCAGTACCTGAACTCTTCTCCGGCGTACGGGGGCAAACGGTTCTACCCCCCGTCCACGCGCACCCAACCGGAAGCCGTCGAGGGCGCCACGGAGGGAGTGGACCGCACCAAGCTCAGGTTGAAGGACTGGGATTTCAGCGACGAACAGATCGCGCGGATCGAGAAGACGGGGGCCGCCGAGGACACGCTGGAGATGGCCTCCCCGGTTTCGGGATACATCACCTCCTATACGGTGGTCCTGGGGCAGAAGGTCACCCCCGGCGATCCGCTCCTGACGATCACCGACCTGTCCAGGGTCTGGGCGGAGGTGGACGTCTTCGAGCGCGAGGTGCCGCTTCTCAAGGAGGGCCTTCCCGTCGTCCTGGAATTGCCCTCCCTGCCCGGGAAGAGTTTCCGGGGAAAGATCAGGACGTTCCAGAGGGCCCTGGACCCGCAGGTGCGGACGAGCCGGGTCATCGTGGAGCTTCCCAACCCGGACGCTCAGCTCGTGCCCGGCATGATCGCCTCGGCGGAAATCGCCTTCGACGGGGGAGAACGCCTCTGCATCCCCTCCTCTGCCGTCATCCGTGACGGGGACCGCGCGTACGTCTTCGTGGAGACCTCCCCCGGCGAGGTCCGGCCCGCCCTCATCGAGGTGGGGCTGGAGGGCGGGGGGAAGTCCGAGGTCCTGAGCGGCCTCTCGGAGGGAGATCGCGTCGTGTCCTCCTCCACCTTCCTCATCGACTCCGAATCGTCCCTCCGCGCCGCCCTTCAAGCCGCGGGAGACGGTCCATGAACTCGGTCCATCCATTCTCATCGAGCGTGGATGCGGGGGCGGTCCCGTGATTCGCAGAGTCGTCGAATTCAGCGCCAGGAACCGGATCCTGGTCATCCTGGCCGTGGCCGCCGCCGTGCTCTACGCCTTCCACGTCCTGACGCGCATCCGCCTGGACGCCATCCCCGACCTCTCGGACACGCAGGTCATCATCCTTTCGCGCTGGGACCGCAGCCCGGACATCCTTGAGGACCAGGTCACCTACCCGATCGTTTCGGCCCTCTTGGGGGCACCGAGAGTTCGCGACATCCGAGGATTCTCCGACTTTGGATTCTCCTTTGTTTACGTCATCTTCGAGGACGGGACCGATATTTACTGGGCCCGGAGCCGTGTGGTGGAGTACCTCGCCAAGATCCAGGGCCAACTGCCCACGGGGGTCCGGACCGAGATCGGCCCCGATGCCACGGGAGTGGGCTGGGTCTTCCAGTACGCCCTGGTGGACCGGAGCGGCAGCCACGACCTCGCAGACTTGCGAACCTACCAGGACTGGTACCTGCGGTACGCGCTTCAGAGCGTGGAGGGGGTCGCCGAAGTCGCCTCCATCGGAGGTTTCCAGAAGCAGTACCAGGTCACGGTGGACCCCTTCCGCCTTCAGGGTTACGGCATCTCCGTGCTGGAGGTGGCGGAGGCCGTCCGAAAGAGCAACGGCGAGGTGGGAGGCCGCCTCATCGAGTGGAGCGGGAAGGAGTACATGGTCCGGGGGCGGGGGTACCTGAAATCCCCGAAAGACCTGGAGTCGGTCGTCCTCCGGACCTCCGCGGGCGGGACCCCCGTCCTCCTGAGGGACGTGGCGCGCGTGGACCTCGGTCCCCAGATTCGCCGCGGGGTGCTGGACTTGGACGGTGCCGGCGAGACCGTGGGCGGCATCGTCATCATGCGCCACGGCGAGAACGCCCTGAACGTCATCGAGCGCGTGAAGGAGAGGCTTCACGACTTGAAGGGTTCGCTGCCCCCAGGCGTGGAGGTCCTGACCACCTACGACCGCTCGGGCCTGATCCGGGACGCCATCGGCACCCTGACGGGGGAGCTGGTGCTCCAGATGGCGGTGGTGAGCCTCGTGATCCTCTTTTTCCTGAGGCACTTTCCTTCCGCCATCGTCCCCATCATCACCATCCCCGTTTCCGTCCTGTTGGCCTTCATCCCGATGTATTACATGGGAATCACCTCGAACATCATGAGCCTGTCGGGCATCGCCATTTCCATCGGAGTGCTCGTGGACGGGGCCATCGTGGAGGTCGAGAATGCCTACAAGAAGATGGAGACGTGGCGGGGCGGTTCCGACGAAGACCACCTCGCGTTGCGCCTCGAGGCGCTCAAGGAGGTGGCGCCGTCCGTTTTCTTCTCGGTCCTGGTGATCGCCGTCTCCTTCCTCCCGGTGTTCGCCCTCGTGGGCCAGGAAGGACGGCTCTTCCACCCGCTGGCCGCCACCAAGACCCTCACCATGATCCTGGCGGCGCTCCTCGCCGTGACCCTCGATCCCGCCGTCCGGATGCTCTTCACCCGGGTCCGACCCTTCACGTTCCGGTCCCCCCTGGTGTCCCGCGCGGCCAACGGCCTTCTCGTGGGCACCTACCGGAAAGAGGAAGACCAGCCTCTGAGCCGGTTTCTCCACAAGCTCTACGAGGGCCCCTGCCGGTGGACCCTCGACCACCCCTGGACCGTCCTTGCGGCGGCTTCCCTCCTGGTCCTGACCACGGTCCCGGCCTACTTCAGCCTGGGCCGGGAATTCATGCCGCCCCTCAACGAGGGGACCATTCTCTACATGCCGACCACGCTTCCGGGGATCTCCGTCACCGAGGCATCCAGGCTCCTTCAAGTCCAGGACCGAATCCTCAAGGAGTTTCCGGAGGTCGTGTCGGTCTTCGGCAAGGCCGGACGGGCGGAGACCTCCACCGATCCCGCCCCCTTTTCCATGATGGAGACCACGGTGGTCTTGAAACCGCCCGGAGAGTGGCGGGAGAAGCCCCGCTGGTACTCCTCCTGGATGCCCGGATTCCTGAAGGCGCCCCTGCGCCTGGTCTGGCCCGACCGGATCACCTGGGAGGAACTCATCGAGGAAATGGACCGGGCCATCCAGATCCCCGGCAACACGAACGCGTGGACCATGCCCATCAAGGGGCGCATCGACATGATCACCACGGGGATACGCACGCCCGTGGGGATCAAGATCCTCGGAAGCGACCCAAAGGTCATCGAACGCTTGGGCGAAGAGGTGGAGCGGACCCTCCGGAGTGTTGCCGGCACGCGGAGCGTCTTTTCCGAACGGGCCGCGGGCGGGTATTTCGTGGACATCACGCCCCGAAGGGAGGACCTGGCTCGGTACGGAATCCCCCTGGAGGACCTCCAGGCGGTCATTTCCACGGCCCTGGGCGGCGAGTCCCTGACCACCGTCGTCGAGGGCCGCGAACGGTACTCGGTCAACCTCCGGTACCCCAGGGACCTCCGCGACGACCTGGACGCCCTGGGCCGGATCCTGGTGGGAACCTCCGGAGGACTGCAGGTCCCGCTTGAACAGGTGGCGAACCTTTCCGTCGCCACGGGGCCTTCCATGATCCGGGACGAGAACGGGCGGCTGGCGGGGTATGTCTACGTGGACGTCGCGGACCGCGACGTGGGCTCCTTCGTGGACGAAGCGAAGGAGGCCGTGTCCAGGGCCGTCGAGCTGCCCCCGGGGACTCACCTCGTCTGGAGCGGCCAGGTGGAGAACATGGCGAGGGCTCGCCAGAGGCTCGGACTCATCGTGCCGGTGACCCTCCTCCTCATCGTCCTCCTGCTCTACCTGAACACCCGTTCGGCGTTCATGACCTTCGTCGTTCTCCTCGCCGTTCCCTTCTCCCTCGTCGGCGCGGTCTGGCTGATGGCGGCCCTCGATTACAACGTCTCCGTCGCCACCTGGGTGGGGATGATCGCGCTGATGGGGCTGGACGCCGAAACGGGCGTTTTCATGCTGCTCTTCCTGAGGCTCTCCCACCAGAGCGCGGCGAGAGAGGGGAGACTTCGGGATCTGCAGGACCTGAAGGAGGCCGTCGTCCATGGGGCGGTCCGGCGCCTCCGACCGAAATTCATGACCGTGGCCACGTCCATCGTCGGGCTCCTGCCCATCATGGTTTCCATGGGAACCGGAGCGGACGTCATGAAACGGATCGCGGCCCCTCTCGTGGGGGGGCTGGTAACGTCCTTCCTTCTTGAACTCCTTGTCTATCCCGCGCTATTCTATTTGTGGAAACGACGCGAACTGGTCGGTGCGGGGCCCGCCTGAGAGCGGTCGTGCGGCCCGGGGAGGGTCCATCCTCCCCCGGGGCGGCTCTCGGGGTTCGCGAAGGGATATTCGGATCGGAGGGGATCATGAGTCTGCGCTCGTCTGCACTGGCCGCGGGTTTGTGTCTCGTCGTTTCCATCTCGTCCTTCTCCCTGATGCCCTCTCCCGAGCTTCCCCCAGACCAGGCGGCCCTCGCGGGCCGGGTGTCCACCCCGGACGGGGTGGGAATCCCCGGGGCGACCGTGCAGGTTCGTCAGCGGGCGGGGGCCGAGGAGATCCGCGTGCAGACGGGAGAAGACGGGCTGTTCCGCGCGGGCGGACTCACACCGGGGGACTATGATGTGGAGGTCGCGCTCCAAGGCTACCGACGGGCCGCCGTTCCCGCCGTGCGCCTGAGCGCCGGTGAGGTCCGGTCTCTGGGCTTCACCATGGACTTCGAGATCCCGGACAGCGAGGTGGACGTCGTGGCATCGGACCCGCGGGACGGCCTTCCCGGCCTCGCACTGCGCGAGAGCGGCGCGCCCGACGTGGGCGAGGCGCTGACGCGGATCCCCGGCCTTTGGAGCGTGCGAAAGGGCGGAATCGCGGGCGACTTGGTCCTCCGGGGTTATCAGGGGGACAACGTGAACGTCCTCATCGACGGGGTGCACGTCCAGGGAGCCTGCCCCAACAATATGGACCCGGCCGCGTTTCACGTGGATCTGTCGGAGGTGGAGCGCGTCGAACTCGGGAAGGGGCCCTTCGACGTGAAAAACGGGGGAAGCCTGGGCGGCGTGGTCAATATCGTGACGCGCACTCCGGAGCCCGGATTTCACGGATCCGCCGTGGTCTCTGGCGGGTCCTTCGGCTACTTCAACCCCTCCGCCACCCTGTCCTACGGGGGAGATTCCCTGGCCTTCCTGGCCGGAGCCTCCTACCGATTCTCCGATCCCTTCACCGACGGGCGGGGAGAGCGCTTCACCGAGGGAGCGGGCTATCGAGAATCGGCCGAAGATTCCCAGGCCTACGCGGTGCGAACGGGGTGGGCGGGGATGTGGTTTCGCCCCTTGCCAAACCACCAGGTGGGCGTCTCCGTCTCCCGCCAGGAGGCGGATCACGTCCTGTACCCCTACCTGTTCATGGACGGCGTGTGGGACAACACGGACCGCCTCCACGCCGATTACGCGTACACCCCGTCCGGTCCAGAGGGACCCGTGGTCGAGGCCCAGGCGTACGTGTCGCACGTTTCGCACTGGATGACCGACGGCTACCGGACCTCCTCCATCTCCCCCATGGCGCCCCGCGGGTACACCATGGGGACCTATGGCCGCACCAAGGCCGAAGGGGCCCGAACCGAATTGCGGTTCGGGGACACGGCCGTGGGCCTCGAGGTGGCGAGAAGGCACTGGTACGCCGTCACGCGCTTCGCCATGGCCATGTACATGCCCCAGTACTCCCTTCCTTCGGTGGATGCGAACAACTTGGGCCTGTACGTTTCTCGTGCGTTCCGCCTCTCGGATCGCTTCACCCTGGACGCCGGCGGCCGGTTGGATGCCAGCCGCTCCACGGCCGACGCCCGGCTGGCCAACACGGACCTCTATTGGGCCTACAAGGACACCCGATCCAGGAGCCGGAAGGATACCTATCCCTCCGGAAACCTTCGGCTCACCGCCTCCCTCCCGGGCGGGGCAGAAATTCGAGCGGGTGTGGGCACCTCGTCCCGCTTTCCCGATCCCCAGGAACTCTTCTTCGCCCTGCGCAGGATGGGGGCGGACTGGGTGGGGAACCCCGCCCTCGAGGTGCCCCGAAACACGGGAGTGAACCTCGGCTTCACCGTGCGCCGTTCCGCCTTCTACGCCAGCGCCAACGTGTTCCGAGACCGGGTGCACTCCTTCATCACCGTCCACAACCAGGCGCGCGTGAACAGCGTGCCCGGATACATGAACATGGTCGCGCGAAGCTATGCGAACGTGGACGCCCGTTTCTGGGGCGGGGAGTTGAGCCTCTCCGCCGTGGCCGGAAGCCGTGTCTTCCTGAACCTGGACGCCGCATCCGTCCGAGCGTCGAAGGACACGAACCCTTCCCTGGGCATCCGCTCCTCCGCCGTTGCGGAGATTCCGTCCCTCTGGGCGCGCGCCTCCGTCCGGTACGATACGGGGCGCTGGTTCGCGGAGGTGGAGGGCGTCTTCGCCGACCGCCAGGACCGCGTGGACGAGGATCTGCGGGAGCGTCCGACGCCGGGGTACGGCATCGCCAACGCGCGGGCAGGCGTCAACTGGAACGGGATCCAGGCGACCATGCTCCTCCGGAACCTCTTCGACCGCGCCTATCGCGACCACCTCTCCTACCAGCGGGACCCTTTCCGTTCGGGCCACCGAGTCTGGGAGCCCGGCCGGACCCTCGTGGTGAACCTGTCCTATCGGTTCTG belongs to Acidobacteriota bacterium and includes:
- a CDS encoding TonB-dependent receptor, which codes for MSLRSSALAAGLCLVVSISSFSLMPSPELPPDQAALAGRVSTPDGVGIPGATVQVRQRAGAEEIRVQTGEDGLFRAGGLTPGDYDVEVALQGYRRAAVPAVRLSAGEVRSLGFTMDFEIPDSEVDVVASDPRDGLPGLALRESGAPDVGEALTRIPGLWSVRKGGIAGDLVLRGYQGDNVNVLIDGVHVQGACPNNMDPAAFHVDLSEVERVELGKGPFDVKNGGSLGGVVNIVTRTPEPGFHGSAVVSGGSFGYFNPSATLSYGGDSLAFLAGASYRFSDPFTDGRGERFTEGAGYRESAEDSQAYAVRTGWAGMWFRPLPNHQVGVSVSRQEADHVLYPYLFMDGVWDNTDRLHADYAYTPSGPEGPVVEAQAYVSHVSHWMTDGYRTSSISPMAPRGYTMGTYGRTKAEGARTELRFGDTAVGLEVARRHWYAVTRFAMAMYMPQYSLPSVDANNLGLYVSRAFRLSDRFTLDAGGRLDASRSTADARLANTDLYWAYKDTRSRSRKDTYPSGNLRLTASLPGGAEIRAGVGTSSRFPDPQELFFALRRMGADWVGNPALEVPRNTGVNLGFTVRRSAFYASANVFRDRVHSFITVHNQARVNSVPGYMNMVARSYANVDARFWGGELSLSAVAGSRVFLNLDAASVRASKDTNPSLGIRSSAVAEIPSLWARASVRYDTGRWFAEVEGVFADRQDRVDEDLRERPTPGYGIANARAGVNWNGIQATMLLRNLFDRAYRDHLSYQRDPFRSGHRVWEPGRTLVVNLSYRF
- a CDS encoding heavy metal-binding domain-containing protein — encoded protein: MIRKSLLLTAALLCVLFAVSCGKPASEQTEKSAAAAEAPAPAAQAVETAAAPAAEAPAQPTGRVYVCEMGCEISPEPGQCPKCGMTMKEVQASDIVYECGQCGAHYDKPGSCPKCNVVLGFKIKGQA
- a CDS encoding efflux RND transporter periplasmic adaptor subunit, whose amino-acid sequence is MALVRRRRGGAGGVCLAAILLAALASLASCGGKPEKTAAYYCPMHPQVTSDRKGDCQICGMHLVMASRPATAANAPSRDKTDAVFVCPMHPQVQSRGPSDCSICGMHLVPAPKVEPRGHGTVSGLAPVTLGPDSMRRMGYSTSPAQRARLDRTVRLPARIVADPTRVRPIISRVDGFVTSLHVWSAGQRVTRGQPLMGIYSLGILSIQQQYLNSSPAYGGKRFYPPSTRTQPEAVEGATEGVDRTKLRLKDWDFSDEQIARIEKTGAAEDTLEMASPVSGYITSYTVVLGQKVTPGDPLLTITDLSRVWAEVDVFEREVPLLKEGLPVVLELPSLPGKSFRGKIRTFQRALDPQVRTSRVIVELPNPDAQLVPGMIASAEIAFDGGERLCIPSSAVIRDGDRAYVFVETSPGEVRPALIEVGLEGGGKSEVLSGLSEGDRVVSSSTFLIDSESSLRAALQAAGDGP
- a CDS encoding CusA/CzcA family heavy metal efflux RND transporter is translated as MIRRVVEFSARNRILVILAVAAAVLYAFHVLTRIRLDAIPDLSDTQVIILSRWDRSPDILEDQVTYPIVSALLGAPRVRDIRGFSDFGFSFVYVIFEDGTDIYWARSRVVEYLAKIQGQLPTGVRTEIGPDATGVGWVFQYALVDRSGSHDLADLRTYQDWYLRYALQSVEGVAEVASIGGFQKQYQVTVDPFRLQGYGISVLEVAEAVRKSNGEVGGRLIEWSGKEYMVRGRGYLKSPKDLESVVLRTSAGGTPVLLRDVARVDLGPQIRRGVLDLDGAGETVGGIVIMRHGENALNVIERVKERLHDLKGSLPPGVEVLTTYDRSGLIRDAIGTLTGELVLQMAVVSLVILFFLRHFPSAIVPIITIPVSVLLAFIPMYYMGITSNIMSLSGIAISIGVLVDGAIVEVENAYKKMETWRGGSDEDHLALRLEALKEVAPSVFFSVLVIAVSFLPVFALVGQEGRLFHPLAATKTLTMILAALLAVTLDPAVRMLFTRVRPFTFRSPLVSRAANGLLVGTYRKEEDQPLSRFLHKLYEGPCRWTLDHPWTVLAAASLLVLTTVPAYFSLGREFMPPLNEGTILYMPTTLPGISVTEASRLLQVQDRILKEFPEVVSVFGKAGRAETSTDPAPFSMMETTVVLKPPGEWREKPRWYSSWMPGFLKAPLRLVWPDRITWEELIEEMDRAIQIPGNTNAWTMPIKGRIDMITTGIRTPVGIKILGSDPKVIERLGEEVERTLRSVAGTRSVFSERAAGGYFVDITPRREDLARYGIPLEDLQAVISTALGGESLTTVVEGRERYSVNLRYPRDLRDDLDALGRILVGTSGGLQVPLEQVANLSVATGPSMIRDENGRLAGYVYVDVADRDVGSFVDEAKEAVSRAVELPPGTHLVWSGQVENMARARQRLGLIVPVTLLLIVLLLYLNTRSAFMTFVVLLAVPFSLVGAVWLMAALDYNVSVATWVGMIALMGLDAETGVFMLLFLRLSHQSAAREGRLRDLQDLKEAVVHGAVRRLRPKFMTVATSIVGLLPIMVSMGTGADVMKRIAAPLVGGLVTSFLLELLVYPALFYLWKRRELVGAGPA